The sequence CTAGATGCGTTCCCTATACCTTGTGTTTCTGCTACTTTCTGGAATGGTTCTTTAAACTGGAATGCTGATCATGGGTCTGTGATTTATTTTGTTATTGATCGAGAATTATTAGGTGTAGTTCCAAGGACTCCACAACAAAGATTACGAAGTTCCATAGACATCACGGATGTTACTGAGTATCAGGGTCGTTTCTACCTTATTGAGAGAGGATATGGTGGTCGATTTTTAAACATATTGGAAATGGATACTGCTTACACGGGGTGGAAAGTCAAATGCAGTGTTGCTTTAGAGCAATTGAAGTCGTTTCGGAAGTTTGAGGGGTCACATCCTTttgattatattttatttatacgaAACGGAGAAGAAGACGAGTCGTCAAAGTTGGTGGTACTAACACAAGGGAATATGGTTCTCTCTTATGCTCTTAACGAAATGAGCTTCAAAAGAGTGTATAATATATCACCACAACGCTTACTTGGGAGAAACTGTAACTTTTATCAGTACATTGAATCGCTTGCTTGTGTTTAGTCATTTAACCAAGTATTTCTGTTTCCTTTTTTACCTATCTAGTAGTCGTTTAAGTCGAGTAATATGTACTTTTTGCATTTTAAACTTGCTTAAGTCTGGCCTTTGTACTTATTCACTCTCTCCCTATAATAATTTCTGCATTTTGTTTCCTGTCTTGTATTTGGGTGTTGTGAGTTcaaatttttccttgtttttcttaTGGTTGAAGTGGTCATTTGCTCCGTCTCTCTCACCATGTATACATATACTTTGATATTATTGTTTGCATTTCGAGTCGTTTGACTTTTCAGATATGGATGCAACTGTAAATATTTTAGGAGAATTCTGCATTAGAAGATCAGTATGAAAATAGATGTTGTTTCCTGCCTAGTAGTTGATTTGGTTAAGTCTTTGTATTTTTTGCATTTTGGTTCTTCCTTTGTACTTGCTTATGTTAGGCCTTCGTACTTTCTCTCCCTATATGTATTTCTGCATTTTGTTTCCTATCTTGTAATTGGGTGTTGCGAGTTCAAGTTTAAGTCTGATATTTACATGTTTACATATATCTTGATATTGTTATCTGCGTTCAGAGTTGTTTTGTAACTTCTTTTTTTTGGTGTGTGGTTTACATCTATCCACACATCTTTCATAAAATGTATGTATGAAACTTGGGGCTGAATAAGGAGAAATCTGCATTTGAAGATCAGTATGAGGAAAAACTTTGGAACAAAGTGACGTAGAACCCGTCGATACTCCCACATAATACGTGGATGATACCACTACCATAATCTGTTCTTGGATCATCTGCATTTGGATTTTCGTTGCCATCCCTTTTATGTTGTGAAGGATGAccgaattttcttttggtttagCTAAGAAAATAGCTTTTACAGGTCTGGCGATAGTTATCATCTCTGGTAGATCTTTGGAATCTGGATAGTGGATAGCAGTTCTTTTGGTGGAGAAAGTGCAGAGGTATGTGTAAGTTACAGTTATATAAAATAGACATTTGGTATGCCCGTAAAAGTTTTTcgttttctgttttgcttttgAACAATTAGATTTGGGTAAATGATCTAAGTGAAACTTGAAATTGAACTTAATTTTCATATGGAGAGCCAGCTCTGTAATTGATATGTACTGCTTAGTTTTGATGGAATATGATAACAACTTGCCAATCACTCTCAATGATGATATGAGATGCTTGTAAGCCTTGTATTACTTCGGCAACTCTCTTGATGGTCATAGTTTCAGGTACACAAGATCTAGTTAATAATCACAAGCTATGGTAGCATCAGCAGAACCCTCTTCAGGTCTCTGTGAGTTACTTTTATACGCAACAAAAACTCTGGAGATTGAAAcattgaatgaattgaaatgacAAAAAGGTCACTGTAGCAAAAATGCAACGTTTGTTACAGCATCAGTCATTGCCATTAGCTTGCTATGGTTACATAGATCAGCTCGGCTGATTAAGGTTTCATTGCTGGTTTAGTTTTTAAAAAATTCGTATGTCTATATATAACGAAATgttttatgatttccttttattggcttatgatgaagaaaatttctttttattggctgatgatgaagaagacgaAAGGAGTAACACattaaattgcatttctattcaTAATCTATTTTTCGACAACTGACTTAGTAGGTGAAAAGGAGAATTTGGAATTTTGTAAGATTGGAGTTTTGTGGTTGTCTATAGGACATTCTCGATTTTATAATGTTTAACAGCAAGATTCTCTGTGAAGATTGGAAAACGtaataaaaaaatcaagaatgTTTTTCTCTTTAAACTGAGTTAGTTTGGTTGGTATGGTCATTATCAACTGTATTGAAGTATTTACTAATGGCAGAGCTTGATAGTAATAGAGAAGGTTTATTGTGGAAGACTAAGTATTATGAGAATTGTCCAGGTTGCAGAATTGACATTCGTAAAGAAACAAATTTAGGAATACCTTACAAGGACTTATTTTTTGTATGGATTGTGGCATTCACCACTTGTGAGTGATCGTGTTGATGTTAATTTTTCTCTCTATCTGTTTTCTTCCATAGCCTAATGACATTTCTTAATACCTGGGCTTCTTTTGCAGTTCTTCCAGTATCATCTCTGTTCCCTTACCTATATTTTCTGGTTAGCAATGGTTAGTATTCATAGAATCTTAAAATTATGCAAGTTATATGTAAGATTTCTTTCAATTTTATTGTGTAGGTGCGGGACTTCAATATTGCAAAAAGGCAGGAAGATATTGGATACTATGCAGGATGTATAGGTTAGTATTGTGGATCTGTAATTAGTCATTAAGAATCTGACTTGTTGTCTTGTTCATCTTTCTAGATTAGGTTTATTTCTCTTCGCTtcttacattttttttcttcttttaattaggATGTGTGTACATGATTGGAAGAGCTTTAACATCTGTATTGTGGGGAATCTTAGCGGACCGATACGGCCGAAAACCTATTATAATCCTGTGCTCTACTTCTGTGTTAGTATTGCTGAAAGTTATTTACTTAAGAATTTCAACTTGAAATGTCCTTCTCATAATGATTATATGTGATCTAATATGTCATTAATTATCATGTCAGGATTATATTCAATGCTCTATTCGGTCTCAGTAGAAACTTTCTCATGGCAGTTTCTATGAGATTTCTTCTGGGATGTTTCAGTGGTATATTTGGACCAGTTCAGGTATGTGGTTTGTGTTTCTACTTCTTTTTTCTGCTTGATACACTTTTTTTGAATATAACTGTTGAACATTTTTTAGGCTTATGCTGTCGAAGTTTGCCGAGAAGAATATCGGACTTTGGCACTTTCAGTTGTAcgatttatttctttatgtttttttttctatttttcatgAAAAGAAAATATATCCATAGTTTTGCTTCATAGATAATGATGgctacatttttttattttttaagacgAGTTCGGCGTGGGCAATAGGTTTGATAGTTGGACTTGTTGTTGGAGGTTTCCTTGCAAAGGTATCTTAGAAAATAATAGTTTCCTTCATATAAATATATACGAATTGATATCACTTGTTGTCGTGGATGTGGGTCTAAGTATATCTATCAATAACCTTCTAGCCTGCAGAGAAATATCCAAACTTATTTATGAAGGATTCTGTTTTTGGAAGGTAAGAA comes from Papaver somniferum cultivar HN1 chromosome 7, ASM357369v1, whole genome shotgun sequence and encodes:
- the LOC113296153 gene encoding F-box protein At5g07610-like, encoding MDCFFSSSLINPSFSIPGLFWKQKCFDWNNPPEYEYISLDGNVNSYVPLKTINFAKEVFPGGIEIVQSCNGLLLCRNFGFNEWNFTYYVFNPFTKQHKTLPRSQLRKCGFQYLFNFSLAFDPSRSPYYKVIAIWGDKLWAGDKYRIEVYSSETTLWRLCEDEYTLDAFPIPCVSATFWNGSLNWNADHGSVIYFVIDRELLGVVPRTPQQRLRSSIDITDVTEYQGRFYLIERGYGGRFLNILEMDTAYTGWKVKCSVALEQLKSFRKFEGSHPFDYILFIRNGEEDESSKLVVLTQGNMVLSYALNEMSFKRVYNISPQRLLGRNCNFYQYIESLACV